Proteins encoded together in one Vigna angularis cultivar LongXiaoDou No.4 chromosome 5, ASM1680809v1, whole genome shotgun sequence window:
- the LOC108338807 gene encoding metacaspase-5 — protein MAKKAVLIGINYPGTKAELKGCINDVQRMQQCLVERYGFSEDNITVLIDTDKSYTEPTGKNIRSALTSLVRSAEPGDVLFVHYSGHGTRLPAETGEDDDTGFDECIVPSDMNLITDDDFREFVDGIPRGCRITIVSDSCHSGGLLEEAKEQIGESTKGEEEESKSGSGSGFGFSNFLHRTVEDAIESRGFHIPSGLRHHRGRDDGDEVEDRDIDLPHGDYGYVKNRSLPLSTLIDILKQKTGKEDIDVGKLRPTLFDVFGEDSSPKVKKFMNVILNKLQQGGGEGGGGILGLVGGLAQEFLKHKLDDDEGYAKPALETRVESKQEAYAGSSRHSLPAGGILMSGCQSDQTSADASPSGNAASAYGAFSNAIQEIIKESDGAITNHELVQRAREKLKRTGFTQKPGLYCSDHHVDAPFVC, from the exons ATGGCGAAAAAGGCAGTGTTGATCGGAATCAACTACCCGGGCACCAAGGCGGAGCTGAAAGGTTGCATAAACGATGTGCAGCGGATGCAGCAGTGCCTCGTCGAGCGTTACGGTTTCTCCGAAGACAACATCACCGTGTTGATCGACACGGACAAATCGTACACGGAGCCGACGGGGAAGAACATCCGGTCGGCGTTGACCTCGCTGGTCCGATCGGCGGAGCCCGGAGACGTGCTCTTTGTGCACTACAGCGGACACGGTACGCGTCTTCCTGCGGAAACGGGAGAGGATGATGACACTGGATTTGATGAATGCATTGTTCCTTCTGATATGAACCTCATCACTG ATGATGATTTCAGGGAGTTTGTGGATGGAATCCCCAGAGGTTGCAGGATCACAATTGTGTCTGATTCTTGCCACAGTGGTGGCCTACTTGAAGAAGCTAAGGAGCAGATAGGAGAGAGTACAAAGGGAGAGGAGGAAGAGTCTAAGTCTGGCTCTGGCTCTGGCTTtggattttcaaattttctccATCGGACTGTGGAAGATGCCATTGAGTCTCGCGGATTCCATATCCCTTCAGGTTTGCGCCACCACAGAGGCAGGGATGATGGTGATGAGGTTGAAGATAGGGATATTGATCTTCCACATGGGGACTATGGCTATGTAAAGAATAGATCTCTGCCCCTTTCAACCCTCATTGATATACTCAAGCAGAAAACTGGGAAAGAAGACATTGATGTTGGGAAACTCAGACCTACTCTTTTCGATGTCTTTGGGGAAGATTCTAGTCCCAAAGTGAAGAAGTTCATGAATGTTATTTTGAATAAACTCCAACAAGGAGGTGGTGAAGGTGGGGGTGGAATATTGGGGTTGGTGGGTGGTCTTGCCCAAGAGTTTCTCAAGCATAAGCTTGATGATGATGAGGGATACGCCAAGCCTGCCCTGGAGACACGTGTGGAAAGTAAGCAGGAGGCATATGCTGGATCATCCAGACACAGCCTTCCGGCTGGTGGGATTCTGATGAGTGGATGTCAGAGTGACCAAACTTCCGCAGATGCAAGTCCTTCAGGAAACGCTGCCAGTGCCTATGGAGCTTTCAGCAATGCAATACAGGAAATAATTAAGGAGAGTGATGGTGCAATCACAAACCACGAACTTGTTCAGAGGGCACGGGAGAAGCTCAAGAGGACCGGTTTCACTCAAAAACCTGGACTCTACTGCAGTGATCACCATGTTGATGCTCCTTTTGTGTGTTGA
- the LOC108339233 gene encoding uncharacterized protein LOC108339233: protein MEEQIPKRAFPAVEKYNGSGDPEEHLRPRTVGNFATLRDIFERQFSTGRARNLTYLELTNIKQEKGESLRDFMDRFNRIARQGRGVGKKFTISTLATALRPSPFADNLFAKPPLTLDELQERDARFIRIEEMRAIQRRQQEQTSTLGQEKKEGKKPFVSGERPKGQKYREGPKGSRFERYTPLNMPRARVLEEALSADVIRVRPSRSSSKADGTKHCTYHLNIGHNTEDCTVLKDKVEELIRAGHLKRFVKEERRTRSPPRKARVERNNRRDDRHLDRRRSRSCSHDRSLRGTINTISGGFAGGSSASARKRNLRELKSVHRVDVRKCSMPPITFTDEDFHAPDPNQDDPMVITAVIARYNKGKVLVDQGSSVNILYWKTFQQMDISEDLIAPYNEQIVGFTGERVDTRGYVDLRTCLGAERNKEMKTRFLLVDANTSYNVLLGRPCLNAFGAIVSTPHLTLKFPSDNGTICTVRSDQRIARECYVAGLKVQPSSSDPPNRQRRRRSEVALTDLDPRTNTDDRMEPMGETRPFSLGRKEEQVTTIGSELEEDKARTIGAELKKNKDLFAWTAADMPGIHPKIMSHRLALFKEARPVA from the exons ATGGAGGAACAGATTCCGAAGAGGGCGTTTCCGGCCGTGGAGAAGTACAACGGGTCAGGTGATCCGGAGGAGCATTTGAG ACCTCGAACCGTTGGTAACTTCGCCACCTTGAGGGACATATTCGAGCGGCAGTTCTCTACGGGTAGAGCTCGAAATTTGACGTATCTGGAGTTGACCAATATAAAGCAGGAGAAGGGAGAAAGTCTTCGAGACTTCATGGACCGATTTAACAGAATCGCTCGGCAAGGGAGGGGAGTGGGTAAGAAGTTTACCATTAGCACTCTGGCCACCGCATTGAGGCCCTCCCCTTTCGCCGATAATTTGTTTGCGAAACCCCCTTTAACCTTGGATGAGCTACAAGAGAGAGACGCTCGGTTCATCAGAATAGAAGAGATGAGGGCGATTCAGAGGCGACAACAGGAACAGACCTCAACCTTAGGgcaagagaagaaggaaggtAAAAAACCGTTCGTATCCGGTGAGCGGCCGAAGGGCCAGAAGTATAGAGAGGGCCCGAAGGGGAGTAGATTTGAAAGATACACCCCATTGAATATGCCAAGGGCTAGAGTGTTGGAAGAAGCCTTGAGTGCAGACGTGATTCGTGTAAGACCTTCTCGGTCATCGTCCAAGGCGGACGGAACTAAGCATTGTACCTATCATTTAAATATAGGGCATAACACCGAAGATTGTACGGTGTTGAAGGATAAGGTGGAAGAGCTGATCCGGGCGGGTCACTTAAAAAGGTTCGTCAAGGAAGAACGGAGAACGAGAAGTCCACCCAGGAAGGCGAGGGTGGAACGAAATAATAGAAGAGACGATAGACACCTGGATCGTAGGCGAAGTAGAAGTTGTAGCCATGACCGATCACTGCGTGGCACGATAAACACTATCTCTGGAGGTTTTGCTGGAGGGTCGTCGGCGTCGGCGAGGAAGAGAAATCTAAGGGAGCTCAAAAGTGTTCACCGGGTGGATGTGAGGAAGTGCTCCATGCCGCCAATCACGTTCACCGATGAAGATTTTCATGCTCCTGATCCAAACCAAGATGATCCAATGGTGATAACAGCTGTTATTGCTCGGTACAACAAAGGGAAGGTGTTGGTGGATCAAGGAAGTTCTGTCAACATTCTTTACTGGAAGACATTTCAACAAATGGACATATCCGAGGACCTAATAGCCCCGTACAATGAGCAGATAGTAGGATTTACGGGGGAGAGGGTGGATACAAGAGGATATGTCGATCTGAGAACTTGCTTGGGAGCCGAGCGAAATAAGGAGATGAAAACCAGGTTTTTGCTGGTAGATGCAAACACATCGTATAATGTGTTGTTGGGCCGACCATGCTTGAATGCATTCGGGGCGATTGTTTCCACGCCTCACCTTACACTCAAATTTCCGTCAGACAATGGAACTATTTGCACCGTCCGGTCCGACCAGAGGATTGCTAGAGAATGTTACGTGGCCGGGCTGAAGGTTCAGCCATCCTCGTCTGATCCACCCAATCGGCAGAGGAGGAGACGATCGGAGGTAGCCTTGACGGATCTCGATCCAAGAACTAATACCGATGATCGGATGGAACCAATGGGAGAGACAAGGCCTTTCAGCCTTGGACGGAAGGAGGAACAAGTTACTACCATTGGGAGTGAGTTGGAGGAAGACAAAGCCAGGACGATAGGTGCAGAGTTGAAGAAGAACAAGGACTTGTTTGCTTGGACTGCAGCCGATATGCCCGGGATCCACCCAAAGATTATGTCACATAGGCTGGCATTGTTCAAAGAGGCCCGACCAGTGgcatag